In the genome of Drosophila yakuba strain Tai18E2 chromosome 3R, Prin_Dyak_Tai18E2_2.1, whole genome shotgun sequence, one region contains:
- the LOC6535786 gene encoding uncharacterized protein LOC6535786 — protein sequence MRPYGRHCESESQIYTMKYLLSITLLLAIGLQQIDGHGMMLSPPSRSSRWRYDGSAPQNWNDNELFCGGLYTQSNNGGRCGLCGDNFLDAQPRANEIGGSIGGAGVVTRSYVAGNSITVGVKITTNHLGHFEFHLCNLDAFGGESEECFEQNRLRFPDGSDKLHIGVQSGEFDVTAMLPEGLTCSHCVLRWTYVGANNWGICDSSGNGALGCGPQETFKNCADVSINWGRNLVKELVSGAEPVAPVEVA from the exons ATGCGTCCATACGGGCGGCATTGTGAAAGTGAAAGCCAAATATACACCATGAAGTACCTGCTCAGCATTACCTTGCTGCTGGCCATCGGGCTGCAGCAGATCGACGGCCACGGCATGATGCTGTCCCCACCCAGTCGATCCTCCCGTTGGCGCTACGATGGATCCGCCCCCCAGAACTGGAACGACAACGAGCTCTTCTGCGGCGGATTGTAT ACGCAGTCCAACAATGGAGGTCGCTGTGGACTGTGCGGCGACAACTTCCTAGATGCCCAGCCCCGTGCCAACGAGATCGGAGGTAGCATCGGAGGAGCTGGCGTGGTGACCAGAAGCTACGTGGCAGGCAATTCCATCACCGTGGGCGTGAAGATCACCACCAACCACTTGGGCCATTTCGAGTTCCACCTGTGCAACCTGGACGCCTTCGGTGGCGAGTCGGAGGAGTGCTTCGAGCAAAACCGCCTGCGATTCCCCGATGGAAGCGATAAATTGCACATCGGCGTCCAGAGCGGCGAATTCGACGTGACAGCGATGCTGCCAGAGGGTCTTACCTGCTCTCACTGCGTCCTCCGCTGGACCTATGTGGGTG CCAACAACTGGGGCATCTGCGATAGTTCCGGAAACGGAGCCTTGGGTTGTGGCCCCCAGGAAACCTTTAAGAACTGCGCCGATGTAAGCATCAACTGGGGTCGCAATTTGGTCAAGGAATTGGTCAGTGGTGCAGAGCCAGTGGCTCCCGTCGAGGTCGCCTGA
- the LOC26535789 gene encoding uncharacterized protein LOC26535789 yields MNTYQFILFLSIGFLNWMVELDGHGMMLSPTGRSSRWRYDSSAPTNYDDNALYCGGFWKQTENEGNCGLCGDDWSLEQPRPNEFGGKYGSGVIVKSFAGVAEAEVNVKITVNHLGYFRFNICNLDENGSESEDCFNQYPLNFTDGSQKYYINTTTGDIPVTVKLPNDLNCIHCVLRWTYTAGNNWGVCEDGTGAMGCGAQETFINCADISVLSSARSIFQEVPVEVAESK; encoded by the exons ATGAATACCTATCAATTTATCTTGTTTCTAAGTATAGGCTTTTTAAATTGGATGGTTGAATTGGATGGCCATGGGATGATGTTAAGTCCAACCGGAAGATCCTCCCGTTGGCGATACGATTCCTCGGCGCCAACAAATTACGATGACAATGCATTATATTGCGGGGGATTCTGG AAACAAACCGAAAATGAGGGAAATTGTGGACTTTGCGGAGATGATTGGAGCCTGGAGCAGCCGCGACCCAATGAGTTCGGTGGAAAATATGGCAGTGGAGTGATTGTAAAGAGCTTTGCCGGCGTAGCTGAGGCGGAAGTAAATGTTAAGATCACGGTCAATCATCTGGGCTACTTTCGGTTCAATATATGCAATTTGGACGAAAATGGCAGCGAGTCGGAGGATTGCTTTAATCAATATCCTTTAAATTTCACCGATGGTAGCCAGAAATACTACATCAACACAACCACTGGCGATATCCCAGTAACTGTAAAGCTTCCCAACGATCTCAACTGCATTCACTGCGTATTGCGCTGGACTTACACGGCAGGAAATAATTGGGGTGTTTGTGAGGATGGGACGGGCGCCATGGGCTGTGGAGCCCAGGAAACCTTTATAAACTGCGCAGATATAAGTGTGTTATCCTCAGCGCGAAGTATATTCCAGGAGGTGCCTGTGGAGGTGGCGGAATCGAAGTGA